The Argentina anserina chromosome 5, drPotAnse1.1, whole genome shotgun sequence genome includes the window tgtgTTTAATTGCTCAATTATTTACTTTGTTTGAACTAACCGACTAGATGATGTAGATTGATAGTGATGCTTATAGTTCTTAATTACTTCATTTGGAATTGCTTGATTACCAAATCAATAACTACAATATAATTCCATAATCTATGACCATTTACAAACATATATAGCTGAAACTTATCCTATTAATATGCTACAATATACCAGCAGCCCCTTGAGCGGCTTCGTAAGTACTAGTGCAAACTTGCTAGCTCCAAAACAAGGAAATTAACCAAAAATCAACTAATATTGGTGGGTGTATGTATAAATCAATACACATTATTATTCCCTTAATCATGTGATGGTTCTTTTAACCACCATCATGCCATACAACAAATTCTCCTTCAACTCACTTGAGAAATACTCTCGTAACCCACCATCAACTTATTCAACTTCTTGTTGCTTATTCTCTCTTGGATAATTTTCACGTCCTGGCCGTTGCTTTGGGGCAGCGAGGCCGGGGTAGAAGGGGTCAATTTCCGAGCAAGGTTAATAGCATCTTCCGACTGAGTGATAATATTGTTGAAGCATAAGTACCGACCGAAGGATGTGACATCTTCGTAGACACAAATATGAGCGTCCGCCACGAAATTAACGTCAACAGTGGCAAGCACGCCGTCTTCATACATCTCTGCCGCTCCCTTCAAATACGGGTTGGTAATGGATAAGTCGGGGTTCAACATTAACCCAACATTCATGGACACCATATTCAAGCCCCTGTCCATTGCCATTGCCCAAGCTGTCTTCTCTGCTAGGGTTTTCGATAAGGCATGCCATAGCTGTTTGTAACAATGAAGGGCAAAGTTTAGTACACAGTCAAAATTGTAGAAATAATGCTAATGCTAGAAAGGGgtgttttatataatttttggtGGGTGacttttgaaattgaaggtgTACGTCCGGTGTCCTTTTAAGGAAATATCTAGTATACGTCACATTCCGACGATCAACAATATATTGAGGGTGGggcaaaataataatatatgtaacccttttaaaatatatatacatatatatatattatcaaatGCCCCGATGTCGATGTATAGGAGATTAATCTTTTTTTATGCGTGGGATGACGAGTGGTACCCACGCCCTTCACTGGCGCCAGTATATAAGAACCTTAATTTCTAATATTGGGCTGGGCCGGTCCATGCCCAACTAATAACGAAAGGCTGAAAGCAGGTAAGTTGACATTTTGGACGAAATTGACCTTGTATAATGTAGTAGTACTGTACCTTGAACTTGTGACAGAAGTTGACGTCAGACCAGTGGCGTTCGTCCAGCTCCGCTGTGACGGCCGTCGTTTTGTTGCTACTGCGGTCGTTCCTCCAAACAACGGCGGTCACTGAGGATGTGAGCACCACCTTATCGATGGTTTCTGTTCGGGTACATGCTTCTAGAACATTATGTGCCGCTCTCACCTCTTCCTGCACGTATCCAAaattaatttaacaaaaatataCTAAATGTCTTGTGACAAAATGACAAACTATGTAAAGCCTTACCAACGAGGCAACGAGTCAATCAATATTGTTTGAACAGTAGTGTAGAAATTGTGACAGAAATTGTGGCATACACTATATATTAtgttaaaataaattttaatattAGAAAGATATtatgataaataaataaataaataaatacagatatataaaaaatcaaaagaaaaaaaaacatctccACTTCTATGGTTAACTACTCCCCCACTATCTCACTATAACTTCTCctctttattaaaaaaaaaactgtagaATTCTagtttaaaaaagaaaaaaaaacccttttGAAAGATCATATTCTTTATATTAAAACTCCGAAAACTTAATCGAAAAGTCGACATTTGCATATAAATTAGTAACTTCTGCAGCATAACTCTACTACTTAGTTGATTATTACGGTTTCCTTGAGAGGATCATGACGAACACAATCAAAGCTAAGTTATTGTTACGCGGCAGACATCAGATTCAAAGGAATTGTAAAGAAAGGTGAAAATGAAACATACATCATAGTCGGGCTGATCTTGTGGAGGCTCAAAGGTGTAGAACAAGCCAGAACAGCCCTTCAAAGCATCAACTATGCTCTGATAATCAAACGGGTCTAAATGGAAAATCTTCAGCCTCTTGTTATTCTCAAACGTAACCGAATCCAACTTCGATTCCCCTGATTCATCGATCAGACAAAATCaataagaaacacaaaatGATCGTGCATATATAACATCAAGAACCAAAAAAACTCATCTATAAACCCACCATGGCTCTGAAGCGCGGCGTGGACTGTGTAACCCCTCTGAACGAGGCGCCAGACGAGGGTCGAGCCCAGGTGGCCTGACGCATCCATTACACAAACTGTGGTGGAGCTCATGGTGTGGTGATGGTGGTCGTCGAAAGGATTCGAAGCTGCGGGAGCCATTTCCAGGAAaacaggagagagagagagagagagagagagagagagagctagcAACATTAATAGTGAGGTTGTAGGTTGTATGTAGAGAGGGGAGTGATGAGGTTTATATATGaacaactagctagctagtccCACACGAGTTCTTTTGGATACCAACGGTGGATAGTTGCAACTAGTCATCAAGACATCCTAATGGATGTAATTAATCTCTCATATTTTACGCAGTGACGTGTAACTTTCATGTTACATCTCATAATGAATAATAGCAGtataaaagttaaaaaaattgGATTAACAAACCAAAAAACGAATAGAATCCGTTTGAACACTCGCTAATTTGAAAACTTGTACAATTTTTtaacaatataacaaactaaATTCACAAATAGAATTTGCATTGAAGACTCAAATTACAACTTTGAAAACACACTTGAAATAATGATGTAAGCTTTACAATATCTTTAGAACAACGGAATGTGATCAAAAAGTCACCGGCCCAAAATAAATACAACAATTACAACccttaagaaaagaaaaggtgaCAAACAAGAGTTATACACCTCAAAATTTATAACTCAAATAAtacaaaaatcagaaaataactAATcaacaatgaatgaattaaactCTCGACTCGTGGAATGTGTACTCCTAAACTTCACGTTTCCTAAACACTTGTTGGCTCCTAATCTGTCACATTCCGGAAGGGATAATAACATTCCCTATAGAATAAGTgataatttttctattttttatgttctaattttataatttacatttatatccCTTAATCATTAAacataattttaaattaacaaATGGTGAAAGGATATATGCGTAATTTCACTAGCTATTTGATTGACAAAGTTAGTTTAATTATAAGAATATAGCTAcaacacctttttttttctctagtcTACCGAAACGTGCCTGCAACTGGACCGAATGTGATTAACCAATCAGAGTCTTTTATTTAATACATCAGGCTGAGGGAACTAACATCTAGACTAACTCTCTTACAattaaatcaaacaaaaaaaattctttgtCACCATAGTAGAAATTAGAAATCAAGGTTGATTAATGAACATGTGTTTTGGCAATGGAGTCCATAGAATTAGGGTTATTGATTTTGGGTAGATATCAAATCTCTTTTACCCTTTTCGTTATTGATTTGGGTTTCTATAATCATGTTGTGGAGGTCTCTGCATATCCATAAACACAATAGAGGACTAAGTCAAATAAGGTTAAAACCCCAATTCGATGGgttcatttgaatattttacGAGAAAATCAAGTTGGAGAATAGAGAAGAGGTTTGGAAGATCGAGGACAAggtcttcttcatcatcttcttctcttttgtcCGGTGCCGACATCATGAAGGTCGTGGCTTCTGATCTTGTGACCTTTGAATGGCAAGGCCAGCATGGCCATGACCGCCGActggttttcttttcttcccaGAAGATTCGCGGTTGAGGGTGGTGGCCATTCAAGTTTGATTTCTGCATAGAAGGTTGATTAACCTATGCGGATTGGGGATTGGGGTGGATTGATATGGACTTATGCCATACAGGGAATCTGGGTTACTCATGAAAGGGCAACTAGGCATTGAAGCTGATGACTATACCTTTGGGTGAATGGATGTAATGGTTTTGCTGCTGGTTTAGTTGATTTCTGAATCAAAGATTCAAGATGGGTCTTTACTAAAATCTGATGCGAAGGGTAGATCACAAGTCTATTAAGTTTGGGGTTTAAATTGACGTCGCACGTGAGCAGCACATGGATGGTGCTACATCATCTTTGTGCCCTgaacaatgttctaaaaattcCCGTctaggaccgcctaggcggcgCCTAGTCGCCCGGAGATCCTTGGCCGTTTTGATTTTGGGCCGATTAATCTCCGATTAATtcccgattaatcctctgggcgctAGTTTTTAGatgtccgcccgattaacgcctagcgttttttagaaccttggccCTGAATAAGCTCTCATAATCTACATGCCAATGAAGTGACCAGTTATTATCGAAAAACTCTTATACTAATTACGTGATCACTTACTACATGTAAGAATAACGATATTAGTTAGGCATCAACTATATCTGATCGCTAATGTATGATACACTCTGCATtgtaaaattatatatgtgatCGATCAGCTATGCATGGCACACATAACGTATCCTTTTCCTTAAATAAGTAGGTAAAATCATAACTCAAAAGAGTAATTGATTTGGTTAATTAATCTTTTGCAGAGTAATATCCCGAGTACAAATTTAGAATAGTAGAAGCACATGAGAAATTGattggaaaatgaaaaaatagttACGATAGTGATAGATCACAACGGTAAATGAGATATTGCTATATTAGTTCAGACATAAAGTTTGGTAATGACTAATGAAATTTCTAAACTTGTGAATTCTTTAAAGTGGCGAACCAAATAAACTACTGTACGTATGATATATAATTCTTTAATATTAGTCGTTGATTGAGATTATCAGCTCAAAACTTAAAACACACGTAACAAATTTGTTCGCTCTAACGTTGCCTCATTGTAACTCACTATCTCGTACTCTTCAACGGCCAACTaacaatttcttttcttcgtgCAAATTCATTGCATACGAAGAACTACGTACTTCCTCGTTGACCAATATTCATATAATACAAACGAACTTGTTCCATCGCAGAATTATGGACGGCAATTGTCCAATAAAAACAGTTGGAggttataaatataattaatatttaggtCCAATAATTTAAGAAAGAGTTAGAACTGGGAAGCATGAATAGCATCACAACCCCTCAAGTTGTGATAGAAGAATTCCCCCAAAAATAGACGAAAGAGAAGGATATAGACGACTGGTGGCTGACATTCAAAGAGCGTGTAGGGGTTTGATGGAGAGGAGGTAGTTATAATacttggaagaagaagaaggagaagaggagggaaGGGGAGGATGGTAATTTGGATTTGGtgcaagaaatatatatatatatatatatgtcaatagTATATATGGAGTTTGGTGGAACCATGTGTCTGTAGCTTCATAAACCATTAGGTTTCACCTACTCACTTTGTTTTCCTTTGAAAGATGGAAACCTACTTAATGGAAACGAGACTACATGTACTGATGTACCACTATTACAATAATGACCAAAGGCAACATTTATTTTGCCACATATCAACATACGTGGGAGTGCTTTCACTATTTGAGGTGGGATGAAGTTGTGCCGGTGATGTATTGTATATGGAATTAGTAtgagttttttaaaaaatttatagaattcaaaagtCTAAGTGTATTTAATGTAGATTTTTAGTTATCCATACAAGTCTAGGTATATTGAATTATGATTTTTAAAAGTCATTATGAAATTCATAAAAGTTTGGCGATATTCAATCCACTTTTTAAAATGAACAGAATTATGTAagtattcaaaatatcattcatactAAAGATTATTATGGGCCGGGCTTGGGCTAGCCCTACCCTAAATTTTAGGGCTTAGAATCGGGCCGGGCCAAGGCTCAAAATGCAAGCCTCAGTCTGCCCTAGAGGCACAATCTACAAAGGCCAAaagggccgggccgggctgagcttttgtttaattcaaaatgaaaaaaaaaacaagtataTGAGAATCTAACCATCTAGGTTACTGAACTTTCAGTGCATATATTCAAGCTTCATAGTTCATATGAAACATGATTCTCATATGTTTGGGAGCCTGTAATAATTACAAAAACTGAAGCTCAATTCATGCTCTAAATATCAAGTCATTCTACTAGAAATCTTCATTCTACATTAAACGGTCTCACTACACCACTGCGGCTACAAAATATAGAACCTAAAGACTGCAGTGTGTTGCAAAAACTGATCAAGTCTTCATCAATTCTTAAATAACCTTGTAATATCAAAAGAAAACCCAATGTACCTACAGAGAGATGGATGGTTAAGTAAATCATTaatcaaataacttaaatacAAGATAAATGATTCAATCAATTACAGATCAACCAATTTTAATAAGCCcaacatttaattattttgatgTAAACATGACATACCATATCCAAAAGTTTGCTTCCCTCAACCTTCTATCGGCTCGACCACTTCGTTGTTTGAATTAGCACGTTTAAGTGCATTCATATATTCTGGTCTTGCTCGTTTTGCAATCTGTTCCTCTTCAATTCGAAGATCTTCTTACTTCTTATCTTGCTCCCTCTTCTCAGCCAAGCTCCAATCTTTCAAGCAATAAGAGCTTGTAGTGCTTGGGTTTATACACGCCCTCTTCTTGGATACTATTCTTCCACAGCACTAAATGCAGCTTCTGAAGCCACAATGAAGGCTGTAACAGATAGCAAGTCATGAGCTATCAAAGAAAGCACTTGATACACTTCTTTATGAGATCTCCACCaacctaaaatttcaaatacCATACCACTCAGGAACTTCATATCAAGATAGTATTGCAAATCAAAacttgaagaaggagaagtaGAAGTTGCATTCTTAGCCCTTTTAAAATCTCCTCAGCAAAGtcctcatcttcatcattGGGTAAAACAACATAATCAGGTGCAGATGTAGACATATTTGAGCTTAAAGTAGTAGTGCTTTGGACTACTACATGCTGTTTGTAAATGTCATGCAACTCAAACAACTGATTCTTAAGACTAGAAATATTAGTATCAATTTCTCAATCAGCAATATTCATACTTTTCATCCATTGGCTAAttgcaaaaaatatatatctagGATCCAAAGCAGCTGCAAGACAAAATACATCAGGGAAACTTTTCCAATACATGtaaaattttgatttcatgGCACCTAAAGCAGCAGCAATAATATGATAGCTAACATATTTATAAAAAGTTGCATTGATTCTTACCAAGCATGAAATAACACGACATGACGTCGAATAATACACACCACACAAGATTTTTGTTGAAGAATCAAAAACCTTTAAAAAGCGACAGACAATGCTAGAAATCAACCAATCTTCATTAGTGGGAAGTGGTAAAGTAGAATGACGACTAGATTGGTTTAGTTTTTGAATATAATGATTCAAAACAATCTTATACTTTTTCAGCTAATTGGAGCAATTCTATGAGGAACATCAATATCAATATTTCTCTTTGGCATATTCAAATCGTTACAACAGTTAACCCACAACTCATGTCTTTTACTAGATGAATTCATGCTCCTAACCATATTAGTGATTTTAACAACTGTTGGAGATAACAGATACAAACCATCTTGAACAATAAGATTCAAAATGTGAGCACTACATCACacatgaaaatatttttttaaggaCGTAATTGACCATAAGAAAATCAGGGAGTAATGCAGCAATAACATCATTATTTGTGGCATTATCTAAAGATCTTGAAAAGATATTTTTCATGAATGCGCCAAGAAATCAACTCTTCATTTATGTGATTAGCAAGTGTCTCACCACTATGTGGGTACTCAATCATTTTAAAAGTAATGATTATTTTGTTCAAGTTTCATTTTTATCAATAAAATGAGCAGTTACAGACATATATCCCATATTAGCACGTGATGACCAACAATGAGAAGTCAAACTGATTTTGCCATTAAAACTTTCAAGTGTTTTGAGCAACTCATTTCTTTTTGCAATAAAGAGTTTCATCACATCCCTTTTACAAGTAGAAGCTGATAGTCCTCCATATTGAGGTGTAAAAGCTCTTTTGACTAACCCAGTAAAACTATGTGTGTCTACGAAAATAAAGGGATGTTCAGCTCTAATTACATAGTCAACTACTTCTTTTCTAGCAGTATCCTTATCGTAAGACCAATTTGCTATATTCCCACTAGAATCAGAACCTATTGCCTTTTGAGTCCTATAATGATGTGCTTGACCACCAACATAAGTGCCCTAATGCCTACGTAAATGTCTAGTTCCATTACTTCCTCCTCGTACCAACAATGTATTGCAAACACTACAGTTAACATATTTAACAATAACATTATCTTGAACAACTTCAACCTTTTCAAAAAAACTTCaaatatattcttattttacGGTATGAACTATAGGTAAATGAGGTTTAGGTTGTGGAGTTGTTGGTGGGTCTGTTGGGGTTGTTTGAGTCACTGAAGTTTGGATTTGGTCTATGGAAGTAGCAAGCAGGGGACTAGTTGTTGACTCAGCCATTTTATCCATGAAATTATTGAGAAATTAAGCAAACAAAACTCTTATCCACAACAATACAACAAGTACTTACACTACAATGTTAGGAGAAAGGTTTAGAGTTTACTTGAAGTTTAAGATATCAAAATGCAGGAGCAACCCCCATTGACCAGAAAACAAAGCTCATCCTCCTTCCAAGGCTTTAATTGCTCACATCTCTTCCACCgttatataaaaaaacaaaaaaagcttGGTAAGTATGTTGAATTATGCTTCTGAAAAAACTGAGAAGAGCCCAcatataattttgaaaatattgatACTCATACCGGTCATTGATTTTctggaaaaatgaaaagaaactttTTCACACGGTCATGTTTGGAAATCAAAATAGGTGGTTGgtgtttatgtttatttatagAGGTTAGGCAAGGAACTAGATTGCAACGGGCATATTTTTGGGTCTCAGTGTCTAACGGTAACTGATAAATTGGGGATTTGCGGATATGTGAACAACGGTAAACAAATTCAGTATAAACAAGCCCCAAAGACCAAATTAGAGTTCTAACAACAAATTATCTTCATATTTTCGAATAGGAACAAAATTACTTTATGAAAACCCAAGACCATTTCTTTTTCAGAGGATCATTTCAAGATATGTTGACATTATTGTCAACTAGATATATTTCTTCTTAGAAACCTATTTAAACCACAAAATCTATCAAAACATTAATCGTAAAAAATACTATGTGAGTAATTAGATATCAGTATCAGCCATAAAAGATTGAaaggtttgaactttgaacatgtgagattgtGAGCCAACCACACTCAAACCAAAGGCAGCCAAGTTAAAAAAATTGTCgtattcaccaaaacaattcattcAAACAAAGAGTAGAGAAACCATGAATCCATGATATTCTGAAAAGTTAACTTGCTCTAACCTTCTCTTTCTCCCTGATAACAACTTAGTTATTCTCAAAAGTGGCTTTTCTCTTATGGTAGAATTCAACCTTAAACTCTTCAGCTTCCTCAACAGTAAGTGTGGCAACCGATTAAAAAAGTTGGTGTCGATGCCGATGCAAGGTCTTTGTGAGGCCTCAAAATTTCCTTAGCAACGAGGTCGGACTGAAGATGGAAGCGGAGAGATTGGATTGGAAGCAGAGGTGACGATGAGAAATTGGGAATATTGATAGTCAGAAAAAATACATAAGATGTGAATGATGAATGAAGTGGCGGGGGATAACCCACTGAATGTTAGATAGAGTTAATTAGATACCTACGATTTTGACAAAGTCCAGTAGTCCACTAAGACAATAGTGGGAAAAATATGCCTCATTTATTTGGGACGGGTTAATTAAGATTACCCAAAAGCCCAAATGGCCAATATCCTCACGGTCTCACTGCCCCATACTCCTATAGTACTATTATGTATCATGTATGTAATAATTaataactaaaattaaaaataaattaaaattatagg containing:
- the LOC126794725 gene encoding cinnamoyl-CoA reductase-like SNL6; amino-acid sequence: MAPAASNPFDDHHHHTMSSTTVCVMDASGHLGSTLVWRLVQRGYTVHAALQSHGESKLDSVTFENNKRLKIFHLDPFDYQSIVDALKGCSGLFYTFEPPQDQPDYDSYAAEEEVRAAHNVLEACTRTETIDKVVLTSSVTAVVWRNDRSSNKTTAVTAELDERHWSDVNFCHKFKLWHALSKTLAEKTAWAMAMDRGLNMVSMNVGLMLNPDLSITNPYLKGAAEMYEDGVLATVDVNFVADAHICVYEDVTSFGRYLCFNNIITQSEDAINLARKLTPSTPASLPQSNGQDVKIIQERISNKKLNKLMVGYESISQVS